From one Dermacentor silvarum isolate Dsil-2018 chromosome 3, BIME_Dsil_1.4, whole genome shotgun sequence genomic stretch:
- the LOC119446232 gene encoding integrator complex subunit 1: protein MEREKGKGSQKRGPNKVKASLFPSGDFIALGSKQRSTPDVPEPKPPVKQSTLSSASSSTERKRPEATGGSSSLVPSKKPKLATAAPSSLARLGPSGSQIKRETPSNKSEQWDVIAVEVDPTDFLSRVLKAEDVGDDDKVESLMCGAAKTLKNMRPKPDPMLYLTLMFLAKTRPRIFDSEGSIEAFTSLLKRDVTVNFKTKGNNLISVLACNLLLAAFQDNVSWPDQFVKVFVEDSLGDRVWVDHDECKNYVDNVLTAFNTRLPPKSMLAPDLIFKPDACPSPPAPAVDDDDSLSSLHLDLKENPENVAVVPRFAGSKANIEHYMLEVIHEQLNRRQPMDISKNLLRLLVSACGISEVRSLVAHRLETWLQNPKLTRPAQDLLLTVCMNCNQHNKHDVEVIGCLIRIRLKTKPVVNHFMQCVKELLGQHVDNLSTVLKHCIYNELSTSRNPNNMQLLSVIFQHSPEKAARVLAEVFQDLLINREDYLRCLRALFREIIRSLRHDLNFTAFCLGLMQERKESQFQELEQPLRERLFMSITDVIVKAIFLAITPAVREAATALFRGEKKDISPLRNYQMQVATIQRDTVWWLHTVVPKMFKPGRNEFLHCLHKSFFLEQLEHYCKDNWPPEADRHLMLRLASDVPALEDTLIRILIIGMSKEHPLNPSDALELVDQLIRRAAAIYKEDLHPVLVVERTELIEIIFHLCAYHHPENITLPAGYTPPNLAIADYYWKAWIMLLIVVAHNPSTFGEMAFATHPTLQSLVEMCITNHFVFPPPTLAVGEKADEIKAREMQIAQVEKQKILEFETHLAAASTKVTITESNSLLLSKLITMDPQGVTRRPPQQVLEQLKALNETLKLGHLLCRSRKPDFLLGIIQRQGTSHMPWLAELVESNEGSFDLLPVQCLCEFLLNDELECSIGAADPEDDKPEKGKLKTPQSKKRKQQQLLQHLQKLLRNPEGDVQATCEVLDYFMRRLSTQNQNARTLATKGLMLVLCQKSSTADVTQDSEPNNHDWLLKEIPSLPHFSVVRQDISATLRHACQVENDPFAITAYVKFLATYTPDDGLSELSLDITQLIIDRPTIVNCILLQDTVGFFYKELFHCSLLDIFTRYLQNARKPSKDVYWYECQDHITLQWDSGETATMYILVVHSMIILLTYGPPQSDPETFNALLETWFPEGGDPPQAFLVDTSEEALLLPDWLKLRMIRSSVDVLVDAALKDLEPNQLVLFIQSFGIPVPSMSKLLCCLDRAVEYDEAAVVQAVVDKAYMSQLVEVQHQRGAIGGECFYRLLGESDVTDAAAEMDDIEPVPTSVIQHAPPRPTEASRLDSVPVAVVQLFGLDPLKGKLGSKQEQELFRGLQKAFSHDVLRKCLFGGALAEFIHTCEHILESDQREAFVNALYLKSFISCSLFRLAIAAQQREASNSPLTFKFHWVCSKILEMSKMQSPLSAILTQYCTSHSSSRNKDQAPRRLASGDAKSANIVEALTSVARNESKRFEEALCVLVQRAIKMGDSQQLIHALSKILCENTFESEKVTTSFVIVDWLEHLEPECISSCLELQHQLLFHNSTKNELLRTTFRPYLLALLIHRAHWSTLHTAINEVLSQASTKKYDPSAVLDFLQACMFIPKIWQGRDKKIPKHYSPEKVLIFSPDQACAMADYIINEHISATTVSEGHSAPQEESKMKIFARLPLLEQGCADQTLISAVVSHLMTIVQNEPGRRTAAKEMLTQLYLCIPSIVFTSDAITEMLKDIGPQTYGQMRVDILSHTLLLALSIADYDKQSYYKLSDLHIAIRKLAATHPELMLRQLPMMASLLHSRSGMGTLVFGTRNHASFFVHMLGTLELLVPHLFLDVRVPTLNDILDVYVDAFQCHIQYMRNNERERIMGLLNRFLLLVHQYVYHNPSAARHWVQKHHGAMQDVAGIFPDLLSLKTLLAGTCILRMHSEGNENAPEGISSEAGPSSRGLLARPFSHAPGFSKGSSGRDLRSLLDRDGVDPEEILSSLRDLELVASRKPEILEAYQDELQCVLLTSTNISCCSLAFRLLLQSIKNNPKTAGQFISGYLQCLASDRRDLVLLVLDHLPEFVVLAQEHGSMLLQKAFQVGISTNVNSAVPITDTLLLLNMQYGN from the coding sequence ATGGAACGAGAGAAAGGGAAGGGCTCTCAGAAGAGAGGCCCTAACAAAGTGAAGGCGTCCCTTTTCCCGTCGGGCGATTTCATCGCCCTCGGGTCGAAGCAGCGATCAACCCCCGATGTGCCGGAACCGAAGCCACCTGTGAAGCAGTCGACGTTAAGCAGCGCGAGCTCTAGTACCGAACGCAAGCGACCAGAAGCCACCGGCGGATCGTCGTCATTAGTGCCGTCAAAGAAACCGAAGCTTGCGACCGCTGCCCCGTCATCCCTTGCCCGTTTGGGTCCCTCTGGTTCGCAGATAAAGCGTGAAACCCCTTCAAACAAAAGTGAACAATGGGATGTCATTGCGGTGGAAGTCGATCCAACAGATTTCCTGAGTCGTGTTCTGAAAGCGGAGGACGTTGGTGACGATGATAAGGTCGAATCACTCATGTGCGGTGCCGCCAAGACGCTCAAGAACATGCGGCCAAAGCCGGACCCCATGCTTTACCTGACGCTGATGTTCCTGGCAAAAACTCGGCCGAGGATATTCGACTCCGAGGGCTCCATTGAGGCATTCACGAGCTTGCTAAAGCGCGACGTCACAGTGAACTTCAAAACCAAAGGCAACAACCTGATCTCGGTGCTAGCTTGTAACCTTCTTTTGGCTGCGTTTCAAGATAACGTCAGTTGGCCAGATCAGTTTGTGAAAGTGTTTGTGGAAGACTCGTTGGGGGATCGAGTTTGGGTTGATCACGACGAATGTAAAAACTATGTCGACAACGTGCTCACGGCATTTAACACGAGGCTGCCGCCCAAAAGTATGCTTGCTCCAGACCTGATCTTCAAGCCGGATGCTTGTCCTAGCCCTCCTGCCCCAGCAGTCGATGACGACGATTCCCTGTCAAGCCTGCACCTGGATCTCAAGGAGAATCCGGAGAACGTTGCCGTTGTGCCTCGCTTTGCAGGCTCCAAAGCAAACATCGAGCACTACATGCTGGAAGTAATCCACGAACAGCTGAATCGCCGCCAACCAATGGACATCTCGAAAAACTTGCTCCGTTTGTTAGTTTCTGCTTGCGGGATTAGTGAAGTACGTTCGCTGGTCGCCCATCGTCTGGAGACATGGCTTCAGAACCCTAAACTGACTCGCCCTGCTCAGGACCTGTTACTTACAGTGTGCATGAACTGCAACCAACACAACAAGCACGATGTTGAAGTAATCGGGTGCCTGATTCGTATTCGACTTAAGACAAAGCCAGTCGTGAACCACTTCATGCAGTGTGTGAAAGAACTGTTGGGTCAGCATGTTGACAATCTGAGTACTGTTTTGAAACACTGCATCTACAATGAGCTCTCCACCTCGAGGAACCCTAATAATATGCAGCTTCTCTCAGTGATATTTCAGCACTCGCCCGAGAAAGCTGCTCGGGTCCTTGCTGAAGTTTTTCAAGACCTCTTAATCAATAGAGAAGACTACTTGCGATGCCTGCGAGCTCTTTTCAGAGAGATCATACGGTCTCTGCGCCATGATCTCAACTTTACAGCTTTCTGTCTTGGCCTCATGCAAGAGAGGAAGGAGAGTCAATTCCAAGAGCTGGAGCAGCCGCTTAGAGAACGTCTTTTCATGTCAATAACAGATGTCATTGTCAAGGCCATCTTTTTGGCAATCACGCCAGCTGTGCGTGAAGCAGCAACGGCGCTTTTCAGAGGGGAAAAGAAAGACATTTCTCCTCTCCGAAACTACCAAATGCAGGTTGCCACTATTCAGAGAGACACAGTTTGGTGGTTACACACAGTCGTTCCCAAGATGTTTAAGCCAGGTAGGAATGAATTTTTGCATTGCTTGCACAAATCCTTCTTCCTTGAGCAACTGGAACATTACTGCAAGGATAACTGGCCACCAGAGGCTGACAGACATTTGATGTTGAGGCTGGCTTCAGATGTCCCCGCACTGGAGGACACACTCATTAGAATACTAATAATAGGGATGTCAAAGGAACACCCACTGAACCCATCTGATGCATTGGAGCTTGTGGACCAACTAATCAGAAGAGCAGCAGCAATCTACAAAGAAGATTTGCACCCTGTGCTTGTGGTAGAGCGAACGGAACTCATAGAGATTATCTTCCACTTGTGTGCCTACCACCACCCTGAAAACATCACACTTCCAGCGGGTTACACACCACCAAACCTTGCAATTGCAGACTACTACTGGAAGGCATGGATCATGCTTCTCATTGTGGTAGCTCACAACCCTTCCACATTTGGGGAAATGGCTTTTGCAACCCACCCAACACTGCAGAGTTTGGTAGAAATGTGCATCACTAACCACTTTGTCTTTCCTCCACCTACTTTGGCAGTTGGTGAAAAAGCTGACGAAATCAAAGCACGAGAAATGCAGATTGCTCAGGTGGAGAAGCAAAAGATATTGGAATTTGAAACGCACTTGGCAGCCGCGTCGACGAAGGTCACCATCACTGAAAGTAACAGTCTTCTGTTGTCAAAGCTGATAACAATGGATCCTCAAGGTGTGACCAGGAGACCTCCGCAACAAGTGTTGGAGCAGCTGAAAGCTCTGAACGAAACTTTAAAGCTTGGGCACCTCCTGTGCAGAAGCAGGAAGCCTGATTTTCTTTTGGGAATTATTCAGAGACAAGGGACCTCACACATGCCATGGTTGGCGGAGCTTGTGGAGTCAAATGAGGGCTCGTTCGACCTTCTTCCAGTGCAGTGCCTTTGCGAGTTTCTCCTCAACGATGAACTGGAGTGTAGCATAGGTGCAGCTGATCCGGAGGACGACAAGCCGGAAAAGGGCAAGCTGAAAACTCCGCAGAGTAAGAAGAGAAAGCAGCAGCAGTTGTTGCAGCACTTACAGAAGTTGCTGAGAAACCCAGAAGGGGATGTCCAGGCCACATGCGAGGTACTTGACTATTTTATGAGACGTCTCAGCACACAGAATCAAAATGCTCGCACCCTTGCAACTAAAGGTCTGATGCTTGTCCTCTGTCAGAAGTCTTCAACTGCAGATGTCACTCAAGATTCTGAACCAAATAATCACGACTGGCTACTGAAGGAAATtccttctcttcctcacttcagtgTTGTGCGCCAGGACATTAGTGCAACTTTGCGGCACGCATGCCAAGTTGAGAATGACCCTTTTGCAATCACAGCTTATGTTAAATTTCTTGCAACTTATACACCTGATGATGGTCTGTCTGAGCTGTCTCTTGACATAACTCAGCTAATTATTGACCGGCCAACCATTGTAAACTGTATCCTCTTACAGGACACAGTTGGTTTCTTTTACAAAGAACTGTTCCACTGCTCACTGCTTGACATATTCACACGATATCTGCAGAATGCACGGAAACCTTCCAAAGATGTCTACTGGTATGAATGTCAGGACCACATCACCCTGCAGTGGGACTCGGGAGAAACAGCAACTATGTATATACTGGTTGTTCACTCCATGATCATCTTGCTTACTTATGGGCCTCCACAGAGTGACCCTGAAACATTCAATGCTCTGTTGGAAACGTGGTTTCCGGAAGGAGGAGACCCACCCCAGGCATTTTTAGTAGATACATCTGAAGAAGCCCTCCTCTTACCAGATTGGCTAAAGCTTCGTATGATCAGGTCATCTGTGGATGTCCTTGTTGATGCTGCCTTGAAAGACTTGGAGCCAAACCAGCTCGTGCTTTTCATTCAGTCCTTTGGCATTCCAGTTCCAAGCATGAGCAAACTTCTCTGCTGCTTGGACAGAGCCGTGGAGTATGATGAAGCAGCTGTTGTTCAGGCGGTTGTGGACAAGGCATACATGTCGCAGCTAGTTGAAGTTCAGCACCAGAGAGGAGCAATCGGTGGTGAATGCTTTTATCGTCTTCTTGGTGAGAGCGATGTCACTGATGCAGCCGCTGAAATGGATGACATTGAGCCGGTGCCAACATCAGTTATCCAGCATGCCCCACCGCGGCCAACAGAAGCTTCTCGCTTGGACTCTGTTCCAGTGGCTGTTGTTCAGTTGTTTGGCCTGGATCCATTGAAAGGGAAACTGGGAAGCAAGCAGGAGCAGGAACTTTTTAGAGGCTTGCAAAAGGCATTTTCACACGACGTCCTTCGAAAATGCCTTTTTGGTGGTGCTTTGGCAGAATTCATCCATACGTGTGAGCACATCCTTGAAAGTGATCAGAGAGAGGCATTTGTGAATGCTTTGTATCTGAAATCGTTCATATCATGTTCTCTCTTTAGATTGGCCATTGCAGCACAACAAAGAGAAGCATCAAACTCGCCGCTTACATTCAAGTTCCACTGGGTTTGCTCGAAAATCTTGGAGATGAGCAAAATGCAGTCGCCACTTTCTGCCATCTTGACTCAATACTGTACATCGCATTCGTCTTCGAGGAACAAGGATCAGGCGCCAAGGAGGCTAGCATCTGGTGATGCAAAATCTGCCAACATTGTGGAAGCTTTGACGTCAGTAGCACGAAATGAATCCAAGCGTTTTGAGGAGGCGCTTTGTGTGCTTGTCCAAAGAGCTATCAAGATGGGTGACAGTCAGCAGCTGATTCATGCACTCTCGAAGATTCTGTGTGAAAACACCTTTGAGTCTGAGAAGGTAACCACGAGCTTTGTGATTGTAGACTGGCTGGAACACTTGGAACCAGAATGCATCTCTTCTTGTCTAGAGCTGCAACACCAGCTTCTTTTCCATAACAGCACAAAAAATGAGCTCTTGAGAACCACATTTCGGCCATACCTGCTAGCCCTGCTTATTCACAGGGCACACTGGTCAACACTGCACACAGCCATCAATGAAGTTCTTTCTCAAGCATCAACAAAGAAGTATGACCCTTCGGCTGTCTTGGACTTTCTTCAAGCCTGCATGTTCATACCGAAGATATGGCAGGGCCGTGACAAGAAGATCCCCAAGCACTACAGTCCTGAGAAGGTCTTAATTTTCAGCCCTGATCAGGCTTGTGCTATGGCAGACTACATCATCAATGAGCATATTTCAGCAACTACGGTTTCTGAAGGCCACTCGGCTCCACAGGAGGAAAGCAAGATGAAGATTTTTGCACGTCTACCACTGTTGGAGCAAGGATGTGCTGATCAGACTTTGATATCTGCTGTTGTATCACATCTGATGACCATTGTCCAGAATGAGCCTGGACGCCGTACAGCTGCAAAAGAAATGCTCACACAGTTGTACCTCTGCATTCCTAGCATTGTGTTTACCTCAGATGCAATAACGGAAATGCTGAAAGATATAGGGCCGCAGACATATGGTCAGATGAGGGTAGACATACTGTCACATACTTTATTGCTGGCATTGTCTATTGCAGACTATGACAAGCAGTCGTACTACAAGCTATCAGACCTTCATATTGCTATTAGGAAGCTAGCAGCAACTCATCCAGAACTGATGCTCCGCCAACTCCCAATGATGGCAAGCCTTCTTCATAGTCGTTCAGGCATGGGCACATTGGTATTTGGTACTCGAAATCACGCATCATTTTTCGTGCACATGTTGGGAACACTAGAGCTTCTTGTGCCACATCTGTTTCTTGATGTCAGAGTACCCACACTGAATGATATATTGGATGTTTACGTGGACGCCTTCCAGTGTCACATCCAGTACATGCGCAATAACGAAAGAGAGCGTATAATGGGCCTGCTGAACAGGTTCTTGCTTTTGGTTCACCAGTATGTCTACCACAATCCCTCAGCAGCCAGGCACTGGGTTCAGAAACACCATGGTGCAATGCAGGATGTTGCTGGCATATTCCCAGACCTCTTGAGTCTGAAAACTCTTCTTGCTGGCACTTGCATCCTTAGAATGCATTCTGAGGGCAACGAGAATGCACCGGAAGGTATCAGCTCTGAAGCAGGCCCGTCTTCAAGAGGGTTACTTGCACGTCCATTTTCACATGCACCAGGTTTCAGCAAAGGCAGCAGTGGCCGTGACTTGAGGAGTCTGCTCGACAGAGACGGTGTTGACCCAGAAGAAATTCTCTCTTCTCTTAGGGACCTTGAGCTTGTTGCGTCGAGGAAGCCTGAAATCCTTGAGGCCTATCAAGACGAGTTGCAGTGTGTTCTGCTGACCAGCACGAACATATCGTGTTGCAGCTTGGCCTTCAGGTTGCTACTTCAAAGCATCAAGAACAATCCGAAAACTGCAGGACAGTTTATTTCGGGTTACTTGCAATGTCTTGCCAGTGATCGCCGGGACTTGGTTCTGCTTGTGCTTGATCACCTTCCGGAGTTTGTGGTCCTTGCTCAGGAGCACGGTAGCATGCTTCTGCAGAAGGCATTTCAAGTTGGGATCAGCACCAATGTCAACAGTGCTGTGCCCATAACTGACACGCTGCTGCTTCTGAATATGCAGTATGGAAACTGA
- the LOC119446237 gene encoding cation-dependent mannose-6-phosphate receptor, with translation MFSRSVNNDYLCFLLAMCAFLPCIVAETPGCTLLNKDSKSEKALLEGLHDLKGETFTVEDRVDGKLKNVYEIGVCASVNKSAPQVGAIQHVIGDKGNQTVVLGQLNSTTLSGAPGWTLVTYKNGDRYNGSCNNSSREVQFAVICSPNEHHGSLQIASSGRAGEMACSFLFVISSSVVCSKEKHEQHHHGLSGGAVFCILFFTVAGSYLLLGFLYKRIVVGAKGLEQIPNYSFWKDCGNLQADGCNYICRCQCDSSDEHRSYRDIDDRPLRPDEDRDDQLLTMH, from the exons ATGTTTTCGCGCAGCGTAAACAATGATTATCTATGCTTCTTACTGGCCATGTGTGCCTTTCTGCCGTGTATCGTAGCCGAAACGCCAGGTTGCACGCTGTTGAACAAGGACTCGAAATCGGAGAAAGCGCTTTTAGAAGGGTTGCACGACTTGAAGGGCGAAAC TTTCACTGTCGAGGACAGGGTAGACGGTAAACTGAAAAATGTCTACGAAATCGGCGTCTGCGCGAGCGTCAACAAGTCGGCGCCACAAGTAGGAGCGATTCAGCATGTCATTGGCGATAAAGGCAATCAAACAGTTGTGTTAGGCCAGCTGAATTCTACCACGCTATCTGGAGCCC CTGGATGGACTCTAGTCACTTATAAAAATGGAGATCGTTATAATGGATCCTGTAACAACTCGTCGCGTGAAGTCCAGTTTGCAGTCATCTGCAGTCCAAACGAGCATCAC GGCTCCCTTCAAATTGCGTCCAGTGGCCGTGCGGGAGAGATGGCGTGCTCTTTCCTTTTTGTGATCAGCAGCAGTGTCGTTTGTTCAAAGGAGAAACATGAGCAGCATCATCATGGCCTCAGTGGCGGTGCTGTATTTTGCATACT GTTTTTCACAGTGGCTGGCAGCTACCTGCTCCTCGGTTTCCTGTACAAGCGCATTGTTGTTGGAGCAAAAGGCCTGGAGCAGATTCCAAACTATAGTTTCTGGAAGGATTGTGGCAACCTTCAAGCT GATGGCTGCAACTACATCTGCCGATGCCAGTGTGACTCCTCTGACGAGCATCGCTCCTACCGGGACATTGATGACAGGCCGCTGCGCCCGGACGAAGACAGGGACGACCAGCTGCTGACCAT GCATTAG